The Diorhabda sublineata isolate icDioSubl1.1 chromosome 6, icDioSubl1.1, whole genome shotgun sequence genome includes a window with the following:
- the LOC130445398 gene encoding guanine nucleotide-binding protein subunit alpha homolog: MSTLMWSCPCCLRFKFSPEELEQRYKSHEIDKIIEKDRQAMKRQVKLLLLGAGESGKSTFLKQMRIIHGIKFENYLVKEYQQVIYQNLVKGMKVLADARDKLGIQWGDSNNAEYGKKLLEFDGKLVLDSRNFSQFCPILSKLWKDSGIRRAYERRREFQLSDSVEYFLNNLDRISRPEYIPTNRDILHCRKATKGITECVVPINGIPFLFVDVGGQRSQRQKWFQCFDSVTSILFLVSSSEFDQVLLEDRKTNRLEEARDIFDTIINNVIFIGVSIILFLNKYDLLEKKVANPETDIRWYFPQFKGNSHSMQDVQAFILTMFTAIKRDPKKPLYHHFTTAVDTENIKVVFNSVKDTILHRNLEILMLQ; encoded by the exons atgtccACTTTAATGTGGTCGTGTCCATGTTGCCTTCGGTTTAAATTCAGTCCCGAAGAACTTGAACAACGCTACAAGAGCCACGAAATCgacaaaattatcgaaaaagacAGACAAGCTATGAAAAGACAGGTCAAACTCCTCTTGTTAGGCGCTGGGGAGAGTGGGAAATCTACTTTTCTAAAACAAATGAGGATAATTCATGGtattaaattcgaaaactattTAGTTAAGGAGTACCAACAagtgatttatcaaaatttagttAAAGGTATGAAAGTGCTCGCGGACGCTAGAGACAAGTTGGGGATACAGTGGGGAGATAGTAATAACGCGGAGTACGGTAAAAAATTACTCGAATTTGATGGTAAATTAGTACTGGATTCGAGGAACTTTAGTCAATTCTGTCCTATTTTATCTAAATTGTGGAAAGACAGTGGTATAAGAAGGGCGTATGAACGCAGAAGGGAGTTTCAGTTG AGTGATTCTGTAGAATACTTTCTCAACAATCTAGATCGAATATCCCGACCGGAGTATATTCCAACAAATCGAGATATTCTCCATTGTCGAAAAGCTACCAAAGGTATCACAGAATGCGTGGTACCCATTAACGGTATCCCGTTTCTTTTCGTCGACGTCGGAGGACAGAGATCGCAGCGACAAAAATGGTTCCAGTGTTTTGATTCAGTTACTTCCATCCTATTCTTGGTATCTTCATCTGAATTTGATCAAGTGCTGTTGGAAGATAGGAAAACAAATAGACTGGAAGAAGCGAGAGATATATTTGATACTATTATCAATAACGTCATCTTCATTGGAGTTTCAATTAtactgtttttaaataagtatgatttattagaaaaaaag gtagCGAATCCTGAAACAGACATCCGCTGGTACTTTCCACAATTCAAGGGAAATTCCCATTCGATGCAAGATGTCCAAGCGTTCATCCTTACGATGTTCACAGCCATCAAGCGGGATCCAAAGAAACCTCTTTATCACCATTTTACCACCGCGGTTGATACAGAGAACATTAAGGTGGTGTTCAACTCCGTCAAAGACACAATCCTCCAcagaaatttggaaattttgatgCTTCAGTGA